One window of Gemmatimonadota bacterium genomic DNA carries:
- a CDS encoding DUF2269 domain-containing protein has product MTLTPRLRKLALTAHVTSSVGWLGAVGGFLALAIAGLTSPDAQMVRAAYLAMELTAWFVIVPLSLASLLTGLVQSLGTTWGLFRHYWVLFKLLINVFASIVLLIYMQTLSYFAGVAAEAALSSADLAALRSPSPVLHAGAALLLLLVATTLAVYKPRGMTRYGWRKQHEQRAVSQPQMQRLLLSDSSAPDV; this is encoded by the coding sequence ATGACCCTGACACCGCGCCTCCGCAAGCTCGCGCTCACCGCGCATGTCACGTCCTCGGTCGGCTGGCTCGGCGCGGTTGGCGGGTTCTTGGCCCTCGCCATCGCCGGTCTGACCAGCCCGGATGCTCAGATGGTGCGTGCCGCCTATCTCGCGATGGAGTTGACCGCCTGGTTCGTCATCGTCCCGCTGAGCCTCGCCTCGCTGCTGACCGGGCTGGTCCAGTCCCTGGGCACCACGTGGGGCTTGTTCCGCCACTATTGGGTCCTTTTCAAACTGCTGATCAACGTCTTCGCCTCCATCGTCTTGCTGATCTACATGCAGACACTGAGCTACTTCGCCGGCGTCGCAGCTGAGGCGGCGTTGTCCAGCGCCGATCTCGCCGCGCTACGGAGCCCATCCCCCGTGCTCCACGCCGGTGCCGCCCTGCTGCTGTTGCTAGTGGCCACGACGCTGGCGGTGTACAAGCCGCGGGGGATGACGCGCTACGGCTGGCGTAAGCAACACGAGCAGCGTGCCGTGTCGCAGCCGCAGATGCAGCGACTACTGCTATCGGATTCATCGGCACCCGATGTGTAG